The Streptomyces sp. B3I8 nucleotide sequence GCGCGACCACCCCGCCGTGAGGGACGTCGCAGTGGTCGTCGGCCGGGTCAGCGACGAGGACCGGCTGGTCGGCTACGTCGTGGCACCGTCGGCGAACCCTCTGGAGCTGCGCGAGTTCGCCGCCGGCCGGCTGCCGCACTTCATGGTGCCGTCGGTCGTGCTGATCGACCGGCTGCCGCTGCTGCCCAACGGCAAGCTGGACCGCTCCGCGCTGCCCGCCCCGGATCGCGCTTCGCTGGGGCTGAGCGACGGCGGTGCCGAGGCCCGCACCGATACCGAGCGCCGACTGGCCGACATCACCGCGGAGTTCCTCGGCATCGACGGGGTCGGTGTCGACGACGACTTCTTCCTGCTGGGCGGGCATTCACTGCTCGCCGGACGCCTCGCGGCACGGGTCCGTTCGGAGTTCGGCACCGAGCTGCCGATATCGAGCATCTACGAACAGCGTACGGTGGCCCGGATGGCCGCCGAGCTGGACCGGCTGGGCCTCAGCGCGCCGGCCCTCCCCCCGGTGGTCCGGGTGCCCCGCGACCGTCCGCTGCCTCTGTCTTTCCCGCAGGAACGGATCTGGTTCCTGGAGCAGCTCTCCCCCGGCAACCTCGCCTACAACGCCCAGGCCACCATCCGGCTGCGCGGCCCGCTCGACGCCGAGGTGCTGGGCGCCACGATCACCGAGGTGGTCCGCCGGCACGAGATCTTCCGCACCGCCTTCTCCACGATCGACGGGGCCCCGGTGCAGGAGGTCCGTCCGCCGATGACGGTCCCGCTGCCCGTGGTCGACCTCCAGGACGTGCCGGAGGCGGAGCAGGAGCGCCGTACCGAGGAAGTCGTACGGGACACCATCCGTCGCCCCTTCGAGCTCACCGACCCGCCGCTGGCCCGCTGGCTGCTGATCCGCCACGCGGCCGACGACCACACTCTCGTCCAGGTGGAGCACCACTTCGTGCACGACGGCTGGTCGTTCGGTGTGCTCCTCGACGAGATCCGGGCGATCTACCCCGAGCTGGCAGCCGGACGCCCGTCACCGCTGCCCGAACCGCCCATCCAGTACGCCGACTTCGCCGCCTGGCAGCGCGCCTGGATGCGCGACGAGGTGCTGGACCGTCATCTGGAGTACTGGAAGAACCACTTGAAGGACGCACCGCTCGTGCTGGACCTGCCGACGGACCGGCCGCGGCCGCGTGTCCCGTCGTTCCACGGCGCGGCCCTGCGGGTGGAGCTGCCGGCCGAACTCAGCCGTGCGCTGCGGGAGTCCAGCGAGCGCTCCGGGGTGACGCTGTTCGCCTCGATGCTGACGGGCTTCGCCGCCCTGCTGAGCCGCTACTCGGGCCAGAGCGACCTGGTGGTGGGCACTGGTGCCGCCAACCGCAGGCTCGCGGAGACCGAGCGCATGCTGGGTATGGTCGTGAACACCCTGCCGCTGCGGCTCGACACTTCGGGTTCCCCGGGTTTCGGGAGTCTCCGGCGCCGGGTGAGCGACGTTCTGGTGGAAACCTCGGACTGGCAGGACGTGCCGCTGGACCGGCTGGTGGAGGCCGTGGCCCCGCCGCGGGTCCCCTCCATCAACCCGCTGTTCCAGGTGATGTTCAGCTTCCACAACGCCATCGTCCCGGATCTGGAGTTCGGGGGTGTGCGGGGTACCGTCCTGGAGAGGCACAACGGCTCGTCCAAGATGGACATGAACATCGTCGTGGTGCCGCGGTCCCAGCAGAGGGCCGGCCGTGAGGACCACCCGGACCGCGACCGCATCACGCTGATCTGGGAGTACGCCTCGTCGCTTTTCGACGAGGACACCGTGCGGCGGATGGTGGACCAGTACATCACCCTGCTGCGATCCGCGGTCGCCGACCCGGAGCGGCCGATGGACCGCATCGGACTGGAGTCCGGTGCCGACACTGACCGCGACCGGGCGCTGGTGGCGGCGGGGTCGGGTGAGCGTGTGGAGTTCTCCGGTGGTCTGCTGACAGATCTGGTCGACGCGGTCGCGGCGAGGGCCCCGCACGCACCCGCGGTCACCGATTCCCGGTCCACCCTCACCTACGCCGAACTCACCGGCCGGGCCAACCACCTGGCCACCCGGCTGCGTGACGCCAAAGTCACCCCCGACACCCCGGTCGGCCTCTGGATGGACCGCTCCGCCGAGATGACCATCACCCTGCTGGCCATCCTCAAAGCAGGCGGCGCCTTCCTCCCCCTCGACCCCGACCTCCCCGTCGGCCGGGTGAAAACCCTCCTCACCGACGCGGGCGCCCCCCTGATCTGCGTCGACAGCCACCGCGCCCAAGCCCTGACCACCACACCCACCGAAGCAACCGGGGCACCGACCGTCCTGGACTGCGGCCCGGGCACCCTCACCAAATCCTCACCCACCCCACCGGACAACACCATCACCGGAGACAACCTGATCTCCGTCTACTACACCTCCGGCTCCACCGGCACCCCCAAAGGCGTCGCCTCCACCCACACCGGCTGGACCAACCGCATGCAATGGATGCAGGCCCAGTACCCCCTCACCCCCGGCGACACCGTCCTGCACAAAACCGTCCTCAGCTTCGACGACTCAGCCGTCGAAATATTCTGGCCCCTCATCGCCGGCGCCACCGTCGTCATGCTCCCCCCCGGCCTCCACCGCGACCCCCGCGCCATCGCCGACTGGAGCAACAACCACCACATCACCGCCCTCCACTTCGTCCCCTCCATGCTCAACCTCTTCCTCGACGAGATCACCCCCACCCGCCAACCCCTCACCCACCTGCGCCACGTCATCTCCAGCGGCGAAGCCCTCCGCCCCGACCTCGTCACCAAATTCCACCAACGACTCGCCCACACCCCCGCCCACCTCCACAACCAATGGGGCGCCACCGAAGTCTCCATCGACTCCACCAGCCACACCTGCACCCCACAGGACGAGCAGGCCCCCGACGTATCCCTCGGCAACGCCATCGCCAACAACCAGGTACTCATCCTCGACGAACACCTCAACCCCGTACCCGACGGCGTCCCCGGCGAGCTCTACCTCGGCGGCACGGGCCTGGCCCGCGGCTACCTCCACGACCCCCGCAAAACCGCCGCGGCCTTCCTCCCCCACCCCTACCACCACGGCGAACGGCTCTACCGCACCGGCGACCGCGGCATACGACGACACGACGGCCGACTCACCTTCCTCGGACGCACCGACAGCCAGGTCAAGATCCGCGGCATCCGCATCGAACCCGCCGAGATCGAACACACCCTCCGCCGCCACCCCGCCATCCGCGACGCCGTCGTCACCAAATGGGAACCCACCCCCGGCGACCAACGCCTCGCCGCCTACATCACCCTCCACCACCCCACCACCGACAACAACACACTCACCACCGACATCAACACCCACCTCGCCGACCGCCTCCCCCTCTACATGATCCCCTCCACCCTCACCGTCCTCGACCACATCCCCGTCAACGCCAACGGCAAGACCGACCACCACGCACTCCCCCGACCCACCACCGACACCCACACACCAACCACCCGAGCCAACGGACCAGCCGAAGAACTCATCGCCAGAACCTGGTCCGACGTCCTCAACCGCCCCGACCTCGACATCCACGCCAACTTCTTCGCCCTCGGCGGACACTCACTCCTCGCCACCCGCATCATCTCCCGACTCCGCACCACCCTCTCCCCCGACATCCCCCTCGCACTCATCTTCGACAACCCCACCATCCACACCATGGCCACAGCCCTGGAGAACCTGCTGCTGGACGCGGTCGGCGAGCCGGAGACGGACCTGGTCGAGGGCGCGACCGCCGAGAGGAGCCACTCATGACCACGAGCGCGACTCCTCAGACAGACCCGCACGAGGCGAGGCGCGCGCAGGTCAGGTCACTGCTCCTGGGCGCCAGTGCCGCCCAGCGCGCCGACACGGCGGTGACGGCCATTCCGGCGGCCGGACCGGAGGCGCGGGTGGCGTCCTACTCGCAGGAGCGGATGTGGCTCCTGGAGCAGATGATGCCGGGCTACAACACCTCCACCGTGATCAGGGTCCGGGGCGTGCTCGACACCGATGTGCTGGCCCGGAGCTTCACGGTGGTGTCCGGCCGGCACGAGGTACTGCGGACGGTCTTCGACGAGCGGGACGGTGCCCCCGTCCCCCGGGTGCTGCCGGCCGCGCCGGTCACCGTACGGGTCCACGATGTCGTCGGGAACGACGCGGGTGAACGGTACGCGGCGGGCGTGGAGTTCGCCCGTGAGCTGATGCGCGAGCCGTTCTCCCTGGCCGACGGGCCCGTCTTCCGGGTCGCCGTGGCGCGGTTGGCCGAGGACGACGCGCTGCTGATACTGGTGGTCCACCACATCGCGATCGACGGCACCTCGATGCGGGTGCTGTGGTCCGAACTGTCCCGGGCCTACGCGGCCCTGGCGGCCGGCCGCGAGCCCGAACTGCCGCCGCTGCCCCTGCAGTACGGGGACTACGCGGCGTGGAGCCGGACCCATCAGACGCCGGAGCGGCTGGGCCACCAGCTGAAGCACTGGCGGGAGCGGCTGGCCGGTGCGAGTGCCGACGAACTGCCGACGGACCGACCCCGGCCGGCTGTGCGGACCGGCAACGGCTCCCAGTTCTCCTTCACCGTGGACGGCGAGCTGGGGGCGGCGGTCAACCGCTTCTCGCGGGAGCACAACGCGACCGCCTTCATGACGCTGACGGCCGCGTTCAGCGTGGTCCTCGCCAGGCACTCGGCGACCCGGGACGTCACCCTGGGCACGCCGATCGCCGGCCGGGGGCGTCCCGAACTGGACGGACTGATCGGCTACTTCGTCAATACCCTGCTGATCCGTACCGAGCTGGCCGACGACCCGTCGTTCGAGGAGCTGCTGGTCCGCACCCGCGCGAACACCCTCGCCTCCTACGAGCATCAGGAACTCCCCTTCGAAGCCCTGCTGGCAGAGCTCCAGCCGGAGCGGGACCCGAGTCGCAACCCGCTGTTCCAGGTGCTCTTCGCGCTGGGCGACGAGGAGACCGATGACCTGGTGCTGCCCGGTCTGACGACCGAGCGCGTGGAGCTGGTCGACGGAAAGTCGCGGTTCGACCTGAACGTGGCGCTCACCCGCTCCGGCGACACGTTCTCGGGGATCGCCTACTACGAGGCGGACCTGTTCGAGCAGGCGACGATCAGCCGGCTCATGCGGCACTTCGTGACCTTCCTGCGCAACGCGCTGGCCGAGCCGGACCGTCCGGTCTCCGGTGTCGGCATGGTCGACGCGGCCGAACGCGATCGACTGCTGGCGGCGGGGTCGGGTGAGCGTGTGGAGTTCTCCGGTGGTCTGCTGACAGATCTGGTCGACGCGGTCGCGGCGAGGGCCCCGCACGCACCCGCGGTCACCGATTCCCGGTCCACCCTCACCTACGCCGAACTCACCGGCCGGGCCAACCACCTGGCCACCCGGCTGCGTGACGCCAAAGTCACCCCCGACACCCCGGTCGGCCTCTGGATGGACCGCTCCGCCGAGATGACCATCACCCTGCTGGCCATCCTCAAAGCAGGCGGCGCCTTCCTCCCCCTCGACCCCGACCTCCCCGTCGGCCGGGTGAAAACCCTCCTCACCGACGCGGGCGCCCCCCTGATCTGCGTCGACAGCCACCGCGCCCAAGCCCTGACCACCACACCCACCGAAGCAACCGGGGCACCGACCGTCCTGGACTGCGGCCCGGGCACCCTCACCAAATCCTCACCCACCCCACCGGACAACACCATCACCGGAGACAACCTGATCTCCGTCTACTACACCTCCGGCTCCACCGGCACCCCCAAAGGCGTCGCCTCCACCCACACCGGCTGGACCAACCGCATGCAATGGATGCAGGCCCAGTACCCCCTCACCCCCGGCGACACCGTCCTGCACAAAACCGTCCTCAGCTTCGACGACTCAGCCGTCGAAATATTCTGGCCCCTCATCGCCGGCGCCACCGTCGTCATGCTCCCCCCCGGCCTCCACCGCGACCCCCGCGCCATCGCCGACTGGAGCAACAACCACCACATCACCGCCCTCCACTTCGTCCCCTCCATGCTCAACCTCTTCCTCGACGAGATCACCCCCACCCGCCAACCCCTCACCCACCTGCGCCACGTCATCTCCAGCGGCGAAGCCCTCCGCCCCGACCTCGTCACCAAATTCCACCAACGACTCGCCCACACCCCCGCCCACCTCCACAACCAATGGGGCGCCACCGAAGTCTCCATCGACTCCACCAGCCACACCTGCACCCCACAGGACGAGCAGGCCCCCGACGTATCCCTCGGCAACGCCATCGCCAACAACCAGGTACTCATCCTCGACGAACACCTCAACCCCGTACCCGACGGCGTCCCCGGCGAGCTCTACCTCGGCGGCACGGGCCTGGCCCGCGGCTACCTCCACGACCCCCGCAAAACCGCCGCGGCCTTCCTCCCCCACCCCTACCACCACGGCGAACGGCTCTACCGCACCGGCGACCGCGGCATACGACGACACGACGGCCGACTCACCTTCCTCGGACGCACCGACAGCCAGGTCAAGATCCGCGGCATCCGCATCGAACCCGCCGAGATCGAACACACCCTCCGCCGCCACCCCGCCATCCGCGACGCCGTCGTCACCAAATGGGAACCCACCCCCGGCGACCAACGCCTCGCCGCCTACATCACCCTCCACCACCCCACCACCGACAACAACACACTCACCACCGACATCAACACCCACCTCGCCGACCGCCTCCCCCTCTACATGATCCCCTCCACCCTCACCGTCCTCGACCACATCCCCGTCAACGCCAACGGCAAGACCGACCACCACGCACTCCCCCGACCCACCACCGACACCCACACACCAACCACCCGAGCCAACGGACCAGCCGAAGAACTCATCGCCAGAACCTGGTCCGACGTCCTCAACCGCCCCGACCTCGACA carries:
- a CDS encoding amino acid adenylation domain-containing protein, with amino-acid sequence MTTSATPQTDPHEARRAQVRSLLLGASAAQRADTAVTAIPAAGPEARVASYSQERMWLLEQMMPGYNTSTVIRVRGVLDTDVLARSFTVVSGRHEVLRTVFDERDGAPVPRVLPAAPVTVRVHDVVGNDAGERYAAGVEFARELMREPFSLADGPVFRVAVARLAEDDALLILVVHHIAIDGTSMRVLWSELSRAYAALAAGREPELPPLPLQYGDYAAWSRTHQTPERLGHQLKHWRERLAGASADELPTDRPRPAVRTGNGSQFSFTVDGELGAAVNRFSREHNATAFMTLTAAFSVVLARHSATRDVTLGTPIAGRGRPELDGLIGYFVNTLLIRTELADDPSFEELLVRTRANTLASYEHQELPFEALLAELQPERDPSRNPLFQVLFALGDEETDDLVLPGLTTERVELVDGKSRFDLNVALTRSGDTFSGIAYYEADLFEQATISRLMRHFVTFLRNALAEPDRPVSGVGMVDAAERDRLLAAGSGERVEFSGGLLTDLVDAVAARAPHAPAVTDSRSTLTYAELTGRANHLATRLRDAKVTPDTPVGLWMDRSAEMTITLLAILKAGGAFLPLDPDLPVGRVKTLLTDAGAPLICVDSHRAQALTTTPTEATGAPTVLDCGPGTLTKSSPTPPDNTITGDNLISVYYTSGSTGTPKGVASTHTGWTNRMQWMQAQYPLTPGDTVLHKTVLSFDDSAVEIFWPLIAGATVVMLPPGLHRDPRAIADWSNNHHITALHFVPSMLNLFLDEITPTRQPLTHLRHVISSGEALRPDLVTKFHQRLAHTPAHLHNQWGATEVSIDSTSHTCTPQDEQAPDVSLGNAIANNQVLILDEHLNPVPDGVPGELYLGGTGLARGYLHDPRKTAAAFLPHPYHHGERLYRTGDRGIRRHDGRLTFLGRTDSQVKIRGIRIEPAEIEHTLRRHPAIRDAVVTKWEPTPGDQRLAAYITLHHPTTDNNTLTTDINTHLADRLPLYMIPSTLTVLDHIPVNANGKTDHHALPRPTTDTHTPTTRANGPAEELIARTWSDVLNRPDLDIHANFFALGGHSLLATRIISRLRTTLSPDIPLALIFDNPTIHTMATAIGHLMPASGTADGRTSL
- a CDS encoding non-ribosomal peptide synthetase yields the protein MTSADSGHFLDKFLRQVAATPDLPAVEFGDRHLTYAELDARAAASAARLHSLGVGPGATVGVLLEPSLDLVTSVLAVARAGAAWLPLDPSYPADRLSYMISDSGAMLVIADTDAPGWLRSLGIPLADPADDTPPAESLPLPRLRPESAAYVIYTSGSTGRPKGVTLTQRGLANLTDAQRSTFTVDPGHRVLQFASPSFDASVFELAMALCSGATLVLPPRRDVLYGPGLGDFLAEARITHITLPPSVLAMVPERELPHLETIVCAGEALPQQLVDRWAPGRAMFNAYGPTEITVWASVSRTAPGGGKPVIGRAVDGVRLHVLDESLRPVVPGEPGELVVGGEGVARGYIGRPALTADRFVPDPDAPGERAYRTGDLVRMTPDGELEFLGRIDQQVKLNGFRIELDEIAAVLRDHPAVRDVAVVVGRVSDEDRLVGYVVAPSANPLELREFAAGRLPHFMVPSVVLIDRLPLLPNGKLDRSALPAPDRASLGLSDGGAEARTDTERRLADITAEFLGIDGVGVDDDFFLLGGHSLLAGRLAARVRSEFGTELPISSIYEQRTVARMAAELDRLGLSAPALPPVVRVPRDRPLPLSFPQERIWFLEQLSPGNLAYNAQATIRLRGPLDAEVLGATITEVVRRHEIFRTAFSTIDGAPVQEVRPPMTVPLPVVDLQDVPEAEQERRTEEVVRDTIRRPFELTDPPLARWLLIRHAADDHTLVQVEHHFVHDGWSFGVLLDEIRAIYPELAAGRPSPLPEPPIQYADFAAWQRAWMRDEVLDRHLEYWKNHLKDAPLVLDLPTDRPRPRVPSFHGAALRVELPAELSRALRESSERSGVTLFASMLTGFAALLSRYSGQSDLVVGTGAANRRLAETERMLGMVVNTLPLRLDTSGSPGFGSLRRRVSDVLVETSDWQDVPLDRLVEAVAPPRVPSINPLFQVMFSFHNAIVPDLEFGGVRGTVLERHNGSSKMDMNIVVVPRSQQRAGREDHPDRDRITLIWEYASSLFDEDTVRRMVDQYITLLRSAVADPERPMDRIGLESGADTDRDRALVAAGSGERVEFSGGLLTDLVDAVAARAPHAPAVTDSRSTLTYAELTGRANHLATRLRDAKVTPDTPVGLWMDRSAEMTITLLAILKAGGAFLPLDPDLPVGRVKTLLTDAGAPLICVDSHRAQALTTTPTEATGAPTVLDCGPGTLTKSSPTPPDNTITGDNLISVYYTSGSTGTPKGVASTHTGWTNRMQWMQAQYPLTPGDTVLHKTVLSFDDSAVEIFWPLIAGATVVMLPPGLHRDPRAIADWSNNHHITALHFVPSMLNLFLDEITPTRQPLTHLRHVISSGEALRPDLVTKFHQRLAHTPAHLHNQWGATEVSIDSTSHTCTPQDEQAPDVSLGNAIANNQVLILDEHLNPVPDGVPGELYLGGTGLARGYLHDPRKTAAAFLPHPYHHGERLYRTGDRGIRRHDGRLTFLGRTDSQVKIRGIRIEPAEIEHTLRRHPAIRDAVVTKWEPTPGDQRLAAYITLHHPTTDNNTLTTDINTHLADRLPLYMIPSTLTVLDHIPVNANGKTDHHALPRPTTDTHTPTTRANGPAEELIARTWSDVLNRPDLDIHANFFALGGHSLLATRIISRLRTTLSPDIPLALIFDNPTIHTMATALENLLLDAVGEPETDLVEGATAERSHS